TAAATAGCAAGCTGAAAAGCAAGTTGTAAACCAAACTAGACCATACAAGCAAACAgagaaaaatacacaaaattcttAACACACTTAAAGACTAAACACACATTGCAAATACTAAACACCTAAACCATATTAAATCTAAGTCATATACTAATACACATTGCAAATAACAATCAAAGGGCCTCAGAACAATGCACCATCATTAATCCTTCAGAACATTGGGGATTTAATCAAAATGAATCATAACAATATACCTAAAAGGCAACCAACCAACAATATGAAACTCAAAGCCACCAAACGATCGAGCCAACAATCTGAAACGCACAAAGACATAGCCAAGTGTATCAAAAATTTCATACCACCCAAGCAAGCAAACTGATAACAATCTCTATATGGTGCCCCTGTCAAAACTGAACAACAATCTCAATATATGGTGCCCCTGTCAAAACCGAATAACAATCACAACAAggataaaataaaacaaaggataACAACCATTAATTTAAACACAATTTAAACAAAACCATACCCATAGAAAAAATCGAAACCAGGAAGTCGTTTCAGGGGCTGAGACGGAGATTCAAAAATTCAGAGAAGGGAGTCAGCGATTCAAAGATGGAGGTGTCAATAGGGGCTAAGACAACTTGACAATGGAGGCAAATATTCAGATTTGGAGGCGGTGGCAGTAGCTAAGAGTACTCGTCGGAGGGAGGCAGCAACCACTTTTCTGGGTTTCACATAATGAAGACTGAAGAAACACAAACAGAGAAAGCACCAACCCGATTCCACAGAGAGATGATCCAGAGATATTGTAGTAGAGGATGAAGGGATTAAGCCGAGTGAGGAGTAGAGGATGAAGGGATGGCAGATCGACCATCTCGTATGGAATAAAGAAGAGATGAGAGTGCTGCTGAAGAGAAAAGACAAGAGGGTTAGGGCTAAAGAATGAAGAGATGTGCGACGTGAGGATAGGGTTAGAGAGATAGATGTATTAGGTTTATAAATTATAaaccttaaataaaaaaattaaatattactttttttaaataaataaataaataatattattagtgCCGCATGTACATCCACATGTATCTCTCATTTGACATGTCAGTTTATTTAATACACATCAGCAAACACATCACCACTTAAAAAATTTATGTTAAAACTGGAGGGAAAAATAAGCGGTAGTGATAACAAAATTTCCCTCCAAACTTATTCGCAGGTAAACTCATTACCTACTAATACTAATGGTAAGTAATGGTATTTTTTATATCCTTGCACTATATCTATAAGAATTACCTACTAATAATCGGTTACAATAAATAAGCGTAGGTAAAAGATATCTTTAGCTAccaataaatatatgtaggtaaAGGTCAGATTTGTTGTAGTGTCCAtgcgtaacctcttctgcaggttagttgaggagaccaacttccctGTTTCTTGGGGACATGTCAGCATCAGGGAAGATCCAACATGCCCTATCTGGACGTCTGGTCCGAGTTCCTTTACTAATATCTTGGTTCATTTACTGGAGTCCTGGTTCGCTCACCAAGAGgggttcattcttgacaaggtCTATTCCCAAACTAGCAAGCTTGCTACCTCTATTGGTATCCCGGAGGATACGGATTGGTTGGGGCCGagaagatgagttgggcctgcatcTTGGTCCCAGTTCCCTTGTTATGGTTGCACCCATCAAATATTGTTGGGCTCATTGACTATTGGGTCGTTAGGACTTTCTTCTTCTCTGTTCTTCGGCATCAGGATGGGCCTAGATCTCTTTGAGGGAGCCCATGGACCCATTGCGTCATGCCACGTGTCCCGAGGGGAAAACAGGGACAACAACAACctttgcccaaaagcttatttccccctatctcaagcactaaggggtTCTCTCGATATtgaaaatagctctctggaataatcaagccttttggtgtatttctagccaagtgctctaatggatagaaatagagttgtcttacaagtgagcattatgctTCTATTtgtagagttttgagacaccctttgaatttcaaatttcaccaaccttactggttgttaccaatgattaattggaattttatggaattaaaaatgatttTGGGGAGTTACTTGGGGTGTTAGAACCGTTTAAAGTGGAAAAAATGGTTGAAAATTGGTTGAACGGATCTCTAGCCACGACCACTAGCAAGCCTGGTCGCGGCCATGGCTCGCTCTCTCCTAGGCCGCAGCCACCAATGGTCCTGGCCGTGGCCAGAGGCCATTTTCACTAAAAAATGTCAATTTTCCAAAATGGTCCAAAACGTCCCCAAATCCTTtgccacatgattttgtaacctccaaacacctaatgggaattaaaaacatgtctccaacaaccttATTTCataatgactttgtgaaatccaatctcaaatgtgtaacatacaatctacacactattgggtaatatttgggaatcacaaatttgtaattgattttgtaactccaaaatatgtcacattttggcacacacatgtgtccaattttgtgactctcaataatatgttacaaagtgtgacaaatcatatttgtgtgacaaatcacattttgtcatattatttaatctaacattatattatatgaaataatataacaaaagaAAGAGGGGTTGAGGGAGTTTGGGAGAGGAAGAAATTAGTTAATAGGAGGAgtattttgacaaaaaaaataattggtggtatacatatataataattattaaagtGGACATGTTGAAAAAATACACTATATAAATGGTCAAATTTTCCTTTAAATAATGGAGTAAAAATTATACATTGATGTACCACGTACaccccataatcattttcctTTATCTATTAATAATAGTGAAATTTCGCCATGTTTTTCTGCCTCATCTGTTTATGCAAAGGGTACATCTGGACCATTCACATAGtctaatagttcataattaatttCAACATTCTCTATCTCTTCagacattaatataaatatatgtctatcgCGTTTCAGTAGTAGTGGAATCTGCCAAAAGTACTACTATAATTTACTCTTACTTTTATGTATGGGAAATTTACGTGATTCACAATTTTCATTTGTACTATAACTTTTATTCGATGGCAcaataattttttcaaatatacGGTGGCATgggaatttttttaaatatacacttcatattactttttttttactaTGTTCTTCGATCAACACCGACTGTCTTttctgaagaagatgaagaggcgAGCCAACGAACCGATGCACCCACATGTATTCATTTCTCCTCCATCCCTTTGTGATGTGGTCCTTTAAAGGCAGGAGGGTTCAATGTTGTTGCAGATAAAGCCATCTTTTGTGTTGAATTCCGAGTCATCTAGCAGTCAATTTCTTGTTTTTGATGTAGATTTATTGGGTGTGAGGGGTTGGAGTAAGCTTTGCTTAGATTTAAACTATCTCAATATCATCATGAACCATCTTCGTCTCCAGCTTctttaaaaaaaagtaattaaaGTGCAGAGAAAATAGAAGGAAAAGAAATTATGACATTGGTTTTGAAAAACGGCAGcacacttattattattattattattgaaagtactattacttttaatatttatttgattAAGAAATTACACAAAAATTGAGCCAACTACACGTAATATATACAATATCACATGAAATACTGCATGTCAAATATTTGGAGCAACACCTAGCTCTACCACCAATATCGCATGCATTAGTACACATCCATTTTATATAAAcagtttattattttatttttaaaaacttttcatattaattattgtatatatatgtgtgttttttAAGTAGGAGCGAATGAGATGATAGTGATTggtgtatatatatgtgttgctacatttattattttatgtgttttatgatttagtttatttattgcaaaaatttagaaacaattGTTGGttcaagttttgttttattttttagttgttgCGAGGGTTATTTTTTTAGTTTGGATATATATTTAATTTCTGAGATATATTTTATGTTGATATAACAGTTTAGGCTTATTTTTTTGTAGTGCTAGTTGTTTTTTCAGTTGATTTCGTTGTTTTGAAGTatattttaagtatttttttgacACATTTTAATACCTAGTAGATATAAGTTTCTTTTAAGTGTAATTTTGATATAATTTAAGTTTATTATAAGTATGTGTTgggttgattttaatttttttttaagtttaattaaaatatgtgtttttaatgatattttgcagttgatttttagttattttatgAATATGTTTAGTTCTTCGTATATTTTGGATTGATTTTTAGCTGAgaatattttttgtttaattttttattgagtTATACTTTGGGTTTATAtctatattttgaaaaataatcctTGTGTTTAATGGTATTGTTTTTCaagttgttttttagtttattttttgtatatatttaattttttttatgatatattttgAGTTGACACATTTAAAATGGAGGGATAAGTTTTTTCGATTTATTTTTGTAGTTTATTTTGGGTTGATGCAATGAATTGATGtctaattgatttataattaCTTTTTAGCACTATATTGCTATGGGGTTGATGTCTAGTTTATTTTACGTTGTTTTTCCAACATTGTTTGTTGTGGGGTTGATATCTAGTTGAAACcctatttttgtaattatgaaatttttaaatggtatttttgaaaacttaggtaagtaaaattaaaaaaaaaatcagacattgtaaaaatgtaaaaaatatataaaaatatttatttatgaaaAAACTATTTATGTATTAACTTATGATTATCAACTCTGTCATATTACCGActaattattttacaatattaGCATTGAGTGAAGCTCCAATTTAATATTGTCCCAGAGAGTGTTGTTGTTCATCCTGATGACGACGAACAACAACACGAGCTAATGCAGCGCCTCCCAATTAGGAGGTATTACAAAAGTTGGTACTCAATAGTATTTGTAGAGCATCTCTCAACTGAGAGTTGCACAACAACTCCACACAATTTATCAATCGGGTTATCCTgcattttccaaaaaaaataaaaataagaactcaaatttaaatattaaaattaaaagtaCAAAAtctattataaatattatattattttttataagcaCCTATAAAACTCGTATTTTTTATGTGCATAAtttcaacaaaaaattatatataatttcttaataataataatataataaattcatatatgttccatatataaaaaaattatatctaGATATATgcttttttatagttttttttctttttcttttttgtatcttttgttcaaaaaatttaattttctttACCACTTTATATTCTAATTATCtatcaatttttctttctttcttttttacaaTTTCaatcttaattaatttatataattttatggTAAGTTATTGTGTACaactttgttttttaaaaaaaaaaatatacatattttgtaGATCAAATATTTATATTagtttgttttcttttttctttctctctctttttaaAGAAACGAATGATTTCATAGGTCAAGAGACAAATCCTTATATATTCAATGAGTATTACAATCACTAATTCTCATCCAGCCACATAGACACATAGACGTAGATTCATCTAGAATACTAAGGGCAACTTTAACcggactacaaaataacaaatatAGTGCCAAAAATGCACAAAATCAAATCTAACCCAACTACATTTATCCCACCATTATGCTGTCAAGCTACAGTACCCCACCAAATATGGTGGAGTACTGTAGCAacgacaaatttttttttttactgttttgCTTTTCATATTAGtatttattaataaatatatatgtatattattttatatacaagATAAAATAATAACGAATATACATTTTGGTGTAATTTTTTTGGTTGTGGttggaatggaaaaaaaatatggtGCTAAGATTTCTTAGTTTTGATGTTGGTGCAACACCATATATGATGTTATGGGTTGGAGATAGCCTAAGCCATCTCAAAATCTAAGCATTGTCAATCAATTGGACCACTAGATTCCctcataaataataataataataataagggtcATCTTAGCTGACAAAGTGATGGAACCACCTTATCATCACCAATAGTAGGTACAAAGCACTATCAATATAATGGTTTAAAAATAGTCATAAACATGGGAGGTtattaaaaaatgataaaaaaaaatacaaaaacaaaaaataaaaaataaaaaccagaGCAACACCGGATCCGTCCACCTTGAGGGACAACCCCCGTGCACCAAGCCCCCATTGAACTAGATCCAAAATGGCACGGACTCCCACCACCCACACCACCGCCGACCAACCAAACAAGCCACACCATCAACTGCAGGTGAAAAAAATTCCTCTGCCTATACCCACAACCCTATCCCCCAACTAGACCCATGAGTGCCCTACTGCAACCATCCGGAGCAAGAAAGACTGCCACACGAAGAACACCTCACACACATTCGGACCCAGTTGCACCCACCCACAAACCACCAGTCTTTACCCCTCACGCCCCACGAACCCCACCTTACACAATCCCTCTCAGCTAGAACAAGCCTAGACGTAGTGCCAAACAACATGCAGTGGCCCCCTGGCCAAGAGAAAAGAAATATCCTAATTGGTGCTAGGGTTTTGACGGAGATGTCAATTTCTTTTTAAGcatgtttttttttcaattataatAAGATGAAAGTAAAAAAAAGTATTATATATGTAAGACAactctcctataggggcttcactttaagccctatcggtggggctctcagtgttctcgactcgtgaacagttttcgccgtgatttttttttttgactgtgtatattgtagtaaTTTAGAGctttctgcaaattttcagaaatttctgaataatttacagtaccaaaaactaagttcaaacatgttgttgcatgcatgactaatttttttatgcgagtggaaagcaacatgtttgaacctaatttttggtactgtaaactatttggaacactacaagaaattccattattagcggcgggggacTCTGCTGCTAATAATGTCCACATCCGCCGCTAATACCCTTTAGCGGCGGGCCTCCGCCGCTAATACACCGTGCCTAAAAAGGTgtcgctaataatgattattagcggcggactgacacacccgccgctaataatcaattattagcggcggacattAGCAATGGAACCCGCCGCTAATAACTATCTCCGAGGCATTATTATTAGccgcggggtccgccgctaatattgttttataattttttttaaattaaattttaaataaattaataaattaatatttattaaatttaattgtttttaaaaataatttaacaaaaataaacatttaattaatttaaacataactaacattaaaattaatataaatagttttaatatttatcaacctagtaaatatcactatagtcattaaaaataaataaagtattaattcagtccaaatatataaactagtaactaaagaaagtcattaagattaatattgaaattgtcctcatcttcaacattttggtttggctgtgaggacgacggctgtgacggtggcggtggtggtggCCGTGGCGGTGAGGGTGACGGCCgtggctgtggcggtgaaggaatataaggtggttgtgatgatcgtccgagcgtgaggtccccaaacagaTCTCGAGGCTGTGGTTGTGGCTGCGACCCGACTCCAACCTCCCAATATCTAACATTAGGTGGCagaggctgcatcgatcctcctggaaaatcggtaaaactaaaatgtagtggaggagactgggaagaggGTCCAAAagtgtattggttttgatactgaggaggttgttgcgacgacatATGTGGTGGATACATTGGGTGAGGCTGGTTCAGCTGCTGCggcggatactgtgaaggaggctggaactgctgatgtgaaggaggctgatactgtTGTGAAAGAGGCTGAGAAGGCGAAccaccttcggattgtggtggcaaatgcctctgcagaaaactgtcaaacattgggtcatacagtttactgggatgcacagttgtcgaagtctcaaacgtctcacgaattgccttcatcagcaaagccataactctcatatcttcattaggcgaagCAGCAATATTTGgttgggactgactttgatctgtagagctagaggatgtcttttttgccttcccttttgccctataacccactcctctttggtagtcagatctctccccgagtactttacttagtatctcgtattgatcgaccggggacgaatcaacaccagatacatttagagatgcctcactctgttgttgactttgcctctcattctgtgacctctcaacctcagccgccattttttcctgtataaagataacattataaacaaaaattagaaacattataaacattataaacaagaaaacaatactattcatttacataatcttgttgagctgcctcattgacaaaagattttgtcgattttctcatatgagcatccctccaagtatcaacaacatgcgcatccgGGTTCTcatatacaaatgtaaacaaaatgtttcagaatatgttattttataaaattaaattatcttcacttacatattggtgacgcttagctgccaacgaatttgtgccttgtgttgttacatacttcatttgtcttctgttttcttgatttttagcggaacgagccaaaaatATTTCGCTCAAGAACATTTCACAAATAAgctgccaagcctccttagtgcattggctaggtggcttagagaggacattctccaaatcttctggtccaacataatgatttttgaagtgtctatgtctatagttctttctctcgcgatatctttcccccatctccttgttgagagttgccagaactgactcacgttgtggatgaccgtctatattatagtaatactgcattaagaaaaaaaatattagataacttgtaaataatggaattaaataatgaaaagtacaagatttgtaatttttttaccctcatatgatcaagcacttgatccttaaactgttgaggtacatcagcaaaatccaaataatgccccggacacaaaatggaaactagagtgcccaacatgcgaattaaagcttgatcctcctgcccaaccactttgttggtcacaggatcaagctctagatccaatggtttcccaacttttttccttcgttcttcaagaacattattactagcagggccacgaccttttcttctcgtcggcggggctttaaaatttattaacaataatcagtattagtattgatgttatatttatctaacaatataatttctaaaaataattttgatatgcaatatttaacctgactcgcaagatgttggtaccctagaaggatctggcgggtcttgacccccaccatctctgccgtgataagtagctatatcagctgacattatacttcagtttaaaatttattagttagtaattagcattaaatagaagtat
The genomic region above belongs to Humulus lupulus chromosome 1, drHumLupu1.1, whole genome shotgun sequence and contains:
- the LOC133822702 gene encoding uncharacterized protein LOC133822702 translates to MRKSTKSFVNEAAQQDYEKMAAEVERSQNERQSQQQSEASLNVSGVDSSPVDQYEILSKVLGERSDYQRGVGYRAKGKAKKTSSSSTDQSQSQPNIAASPNEDMRVMALLMKAIRETFETSTTVHPSKLYDPMFDSFLQRHLPPQSEGGSPSQPLSQQLLARSFGGFEFHIVGWLPFRFYINFKGPLPDESQNFGDGGDYDEGYYKEDEGEYEDHEAKNLIDPEEMNMEPEQEGPEMVHLRQQVLDQKARITEQKEATCQTQESLLAL